In Aliiroseovarius pelagivivens, a single window of DNA contains:
- a CDS encoding isocitrate/isopropylmalate dehydrogenase family protein gives MTKIQATLIPGDGIGPEITEAVTAILDHMGSPFEWDVQQAGMTAFDTVGTPLPEATLDSIRKTKLALKGPLTTPVGGGFKSINLQLRQAFNLYANVRPTKTIKADGRYDNVDMVIFRENLEGYYISDEGYMEHNGDPEGKVFSTGYNTKEGAQRITRAAFEYALANGRKKVSIVHKANILKLLSGMFLEEARKIAKEYEGRVECDERIVDACAMQMVMYPDAFDVIVTTNLFGDILSDLAAGLVGGLGLAPGANIGEDAAIFEAVHGSAPDIAGQQKANPCAFLMAAGLMLEHVGKPEDAQRLKKAVVDTVQAKDRVTPDLGGTGNTMSIAEAIMDRL, from the coding sequence ATGACTAAGATCCAAGCCACTTTGATCCCGGGCGACGGGATTGGCCCCGAAATCACCGAAGCCGTTACAGCCATCCTCGACCATATGGGCAGCCCGTTTGAGTGGGACGTGCAACAGGCAGGCATGACCGCGTTCGATACGGTCGGCACACCGTTGCCCGAAGCGACGCTGGACAGCATCCGCAAAACCAAACTGGCGCTGAAAGGTCCGCTGACCACGCCCGTTGGCGGTGGTTTCAAGTCAATCAACCTGCAACTGCGTCAGGCGTTCAACCTTTATGCCAATGTGCGCCCGACCAAGACGATCAAGGCGGATGGGCGCTATGACAACGTTGATATGGTGATCTTCCGCGAGAACCTGGAAGGGTACTATATCTCGGACGAAGGCTATATGGAGCACAATGGCGATCCCGAGGGCAAAGTCTTCTCGACCGGCTATAACACCAAAGAAGGTGCCCAGCGCATCACCCGCGCTGCTTTCGAATACGCGCTGGCAAATGGCCGCAAGAAAGTCTCGATCGTGCACAAGGCCAACATCCTGAAGCTGCTCTCTGGCATGTTTTTGGAAGAGGCCCGCAAGATCGCCAAGGAATACGAAGGTCGCGTCGAGTGCGATGAGCGCATCGTCGATGCCTGCGCCATGCAGATGGTCATGTACCCCGATGCGTTCGACGTGATCGTCACAACCAACCTGTTTGGCGACATCCTGTCGGACTTGGCAGCCGGTCTGGTTGGCGGTCTGGGTCTGGCGCCGGGCGCCAACATCGGTGAAGACGCCGCGATTTTCGAAGCTGTCCACGGATCAGCCCCCGACATCGCGGGCCAGCAAAAAGCCAACCCCTGTGCATTCCTTATGGCGGCGGGCCTGATGCTTGAACATGTTGGCAAGCCCGAAGACGCACAGCGCTTGAAGAAAGCCGTCGTCGACACGGTGCAGGCCAAAGACCGCGTGACTCCGGATCTTGGTGGCACAGGCAACACAATGTCGATTGCCGAGGCCATCATGGATCGCCTCTGA
- a CDS encoding ribokinase, translating into MTIYNLGSINIDNFYRVPHMPAPGETLAANEHSVGLGGKGANQSVASARAGAQVSHIGAVGPEGDWCVEVLTHAGVDTRHIARAEVATGHANILVDPEGENQIVLFPGANRAFASGHVAGALSTAGPGDTLILQNETEMTVEAATLAKAKGLRVIYSAAPFVAADAKAMLPVIDMLVLNEVEAQQLTDALGVGLADLEVPVVLITKGADGAVWIENGVETAQVPAFPVTPVDTTGAGDCFIGYVAAGLDQGMSPEEAMRLGAAASAIKVTRFGTADAIPSRDEVDHFLQG; encoded by the coding sequence GTGACCATATACAACCTCGGATCCATCAATATCGACAACTTCTATCGCGTGCCGCACATGCCCGCGCCGGGCGAAACCTTGGCAGCGAACGAACATTCCGTTGGGCTGGGTGGCAAGGGCGCGAACCAGTCGGTCGCAAGCGCGCGGGCCGGGGCGCAGGTGAGTCATATCGGCGCTGTCGGTCCCGAGGGTGATTGGTGTGTCGAAGTGCTGACGCACGCCGGGGTGGATACGCGCCACATCGCGCGGGCAGAGGTGGCAACGGGCCACGCCAATATACTGGTGGACCCCGAAGGCGAGAACCAGATCGTTCTTTTCCCCGGCGCCAATCGTGCTTTCGCGTCGGGTCATGTCGCTGGCGCTCTGTCCACCGCCGGGCCCGGTGACACGCTGATCTTGCAAAACGAAACCGAAATGACGGTCGAAGCCGCAACGCTTGCCAAGGCGAAAGGCCTGCGTGTCATCTACTCCGCGGCGCCCTTCGTGGCCGCAGATGCCAAAGCGATGCTGCCCGTCATCGATATGCTGGTGCTGAACGAGGTTGAGGCGCAGCAACTGACCGACGCGCTGGGCGTGGGATTGGCAGATCTTGAGGTGCCCGTGGTTCTGATTACCAAAGGTGCCGACGGGGCCGTCTGGATCGAGAATGGTGTGGAGACTGCACAGGTTCCGGCTTTCCCGGTCACGCCTGTTGATACGACCGGCGCGGGGGATTGCTTTATCGGCTATGTCGCCGCCGGTTTGGATCAGGGGATGTCACCCGAAGAAGCCATGCGGCTTGGGGCGGCAGCATCTGCCATTAAAGTCACCCGCTTCGGAACCGCAGACGCTATCCCGTCGCGGGACGAAGTAGACCACTTTCTGCAGGGTTAG
- a CDS encoding SCP2 sterol-binding domain-containing protein, which produces MPLTHIAEKIERGLTKVPFEESLKLDCGEDGVIVLQDGMLSRDDVDTDCTIAMSHANLEKLMKGDLNPMTAFMMGKIKVSGDVSIAMRLGQLLKG; this is translated from the coding sequence ATGCCCCTGACCCACATCGCCGAAAAGATCGAACGCGGTCTGACAAAAGTTCCGTTCGAGGAAAGCCTGAAGCTGGATTGCGGCGAGGACGGCGTGATTGTTCTGCAGGACGGGATGTTGTCGCGCGATGACGTCGACACGGATTGCACCATCGCAATGTCCCACGCCAATCTTGAGAAACTGATGAAGGGCGATTTGAACCCAATGACCGCCTTCATGATGGGCAAAATCAAAGTCTCGGGTGATGTGTCAATTGCAATGCGTCTGGGGCAGCTTCTGAAGGGCTAG
- a CDS encoding argininosuccinate synthase, whose translation MISSNTAPQSAPKKVVLAYSGGLDTSIILKWLQTEYGCEVITFTADLGQGEELEPARKKAEMMGIKPENIHIEDLREEFVRDYVFPMFRANAQYEGLYLLGTSIARPLISKRLVEIAAEHGADAVSHGATGKGNDQVRFELAAYALNPEIVVIAPWREWDLGSRTKLLDFAEKNQIPIAKDKRGEAPFSVDANLLHTSSEGKVLEDPAEDAPDYVYQRTVHPEDAPDTPEFIEIEFEKGDPIAINGEKMSPATILTELNEYGRKHGIGRLDLVEGRYVGMKSRGIYETPGGTILLDAHRGIESITMDRGAMHLKDELMPKYAELLYNGYWFSPEREMLQAAIDLSQEHVTGTVRMKLYKGLARVVGRWSDHSLYSEEHVTFEEDMGAYDQTDAAGFIQLNALRLKLIAMRNKRVK comes from the coding sequence ATGATTTCGTCCAATACCGCGCCCCAGTCTGCGCCGAAGAAAGTTGTTCTGGCCTATTCCGGTGGCCTCGACACCTCGATCATTCTGAAGTGGCTACAAACCGAATACGGCTGCGAAGTGATTACCTTCACCGCTGACCTCGGTCAGGGCGAAGAACTGGAACCCGCGCGCAAGAAAGCCGAAATGATGGGCATCAAGCCCGAGAACATCCACATCGAAGACCTGCGCGAAGAATTCGTGCGCGATTATGTCTTCCCGATGTTCCGCGCCAATGCGCAATACGAAGGCCTGTACCTGCTGGGCACCTCGATCGCACGTCCGCTGATCTCGAAGCGTCTGGTGGAAATCGCCGCCGAGCATGGCGCAGATGCGGTTAGCCACGGCGCAACCGGCAAAGGCAACGACCAGGTTCGTTTCGAACTGGCCGCCTATGCGCTAAACCCCGAAATCGTCGTGATCGCCCCGTGGCGTGAATGGGATCTTGGTTCGCGCACCAAACTGCTGGATTTCGCCGAAAAGAACCAGATTCCGATCGCTAAGGACAAGCGCGGCGAGGCTCCGTTCTCGGTCGATGCAAACCTGCTGCACACCTCGTCGGAAGGCAAAGTTCTGGAAGACCCCGCCGAGGATGCACCGGATTACGTCTATCAGCGCACCGTGCACCCAGAAGATGCGCCGGACACGCCCGAATTCATCGAGATTGAGTTCGAAAAAGGCGATCCCATTGCCATCAACGGCGAGAAGATGTCGCCCGCGACCATCCTGACCGAACTGAACGAATACGGTCGCAAGCACGGCATTGGCCGTCTGGATCTGGTTGAAGGCCGCTATGTCGGTATGAAATCGCGCGGGATCTACGAGACCCCCGGCGGCACGATCCTTCTGGATGCGCACCGTGGCATCGAGTCGATCACCATGGACCGCGGCGCGATGCACCTGAAAGACGAGCTGATGCCGAAATATGCAGAGCTTCTGTACAACGGCTATTGGTTCTCGCCCGAGCGCGAAATGCTTCAGGCGGCCATCGACCTGAGCCAAGAGCACGTGACCGGCACCGTCCGCATGAAGCTGTACAAAGGTCTGGCCCGTGTGGTTGGCCGTTGGTCGGATCACTCGCTGTACTCGGAAGAGCACGTGACCTTTGAAGAGGACATGGGCGCTTACGATCAGACCGACGCCGCTGGCTTCATCCAGCTGAACGCGCTGCGCCTGAAACTGATCGCGATGCGCAACAAACGCGTCAAGTAA
- the ilvA gene encoding threonine ammonia-lyase IlvA: protein MSDFLKRARVAEQQMRALFPATPLQRNDHLSAMYGADIWLKREDLSPVRSYKIRGALNAMGKALAADPSRDLFVCASAGNHAQGVAFTSRHFGVRGVIFMPVTTPQQKIEKTRIFGGDNIEIRLVGDYFDDTLKAAQEYCEAEGGHFLSPFDDTDVIEGQASVAAEIVSQLGRAPDLVILPVGGGGLSSGVTKYLGATAPETALRYVEPAGGASLRAALDAGHPVTLDRVDNFVDGAAVARIGAMTFDVLKEIDPAHLLTVPEDRICLTILDMLNVEGVVLEPAGAMSIDALKDLQDDIRGKTVICVTSGGNFDFERLPDVKERAQRFAGLKKYFLLRLPQRPGALKDFLQILGPDDNIARFEYMKKSARNFGSVLLGIETSQPENFDLLEQRLEEHGFAFSDITDDETIAEFVV, encoded by the coding sequence ATGAGCGATTTTCTGAAAAGAGCCCGTGTGGCCGAGCAGCAGATGCGGGCATTGTTCCCCGCGACGCCCTTGCAGCGCAATGACCACCTGTCCGCGATGTATGGCGCTGATATTTGGTTGAAACGCGAAGACCTCAGCCCTGTACGCAGTTATAAAATCCGTGGCGCGTTGAATGCGATGGGCAAGGCACTGGCCGCGGATCCATCGCGGGATCTGTTCGTCTGTGCGTCTGCAGGCAATCACGCGCAGGGCGTTGCCTTCACCAGCCGCCACTTCGGCGTGCGTGGCGTGATCTTCATGCCGGTCACAACACCTCAGCAGAAAATCGAGAAAACCCGCATTTTCGGCGGGGACAATATCGAGATTCGTTTGGTTGGGGACTATTTCGACGACACGCTGAAAGCCGCGCAAGAGTATTGCGAGGCCGAGGGCGGCCATTTCCTGTCGCCTTTCGACGACACCGATGTGATCGAAGGACAGGCCAGCGTCGCCGCCGAGATCGTGTCTCAACTTGGGCGCGCGCCGGATCTGGTCATTCTGCCTGTTGGCGGTGGCGGGCTGTCGTCAGGCGTCACCAAGTATCTGGGCGCAACTGCGCCGGAAACGGCTTTGCGCTATGTCGAGCCTGCCGGGGGCGCCAGCCTTCGCGCCGCATTGGACGCCGGGCATCCGGTGACTCTGGATCGCGTAGATAACTTTGTAGACGGCGCCGCCGTGGCCCGGATCGGCGCGATGACATTCGACGTGCTGAAAGAAATCGACCCAGCACATCTGCTAACGGTGCCCGAGGACCGGATTTGCCTGACCATCTTGGACATGCTGAATGTCGAAGGTGTCGTGCTTGAGCCTGCCGGCGCAATGTCGATCGACGCCCTGAAAGATCTTCAGGACGACATTCGTGGGAAGACGGTGATCTGTGTGACGTCCGGCGGGAATTTCGACTTCGAACGCCTTCCCGATGTCAAAGAGCGCGCGCAGCGCTTTGCCGGGCTGAAGAAGTATTTCCTATTGCGGTTGCCGCAACGACCCGGCGCCTTGAAAGACTTTCTTCAAATCTTGGGCCCGGACGACAACATCGCCCGGTTTGAGTACATGAAGAAAAGCGCGCGTAACTTCGGCTCTGTTCTGCTGGGCATAGAAACCAGCCAGCCCGAGAACTTCGACTTGCTGGAGCAGCGGTTGGAAGAGCACGGTTTCGCCTTCTCGGACATCACGGATGACGAAACCATTGCCGAGTTCGTGGTCTAG
- a CDS encoding Hpt domain-containing protein: MIDWRRVNELKDEIGEEDFGEVAEIFLEEVDEVIARLRSSPDPALYEQDMHFLKGSALNLGFRGLSEICGQNETDAANGQGHQIQLEPVFTTYEQSKLEFMTKC; this comes from the coding sequence ATGATCGACTGGCGCCGCGTAAACGAACTGAAAGATGAAATCGGAGAAGAGGATTTCGGCGAAGTGGCCGAGATCTTTTTGGAAGAAGTGGACGAGGTGATCGCTCGGCTGAGATCCAGCCCCGATCCTGCGCTTTACGAACAGGACATGCATTTCCTGAAGGGCTCGGCCCTGAACCTGGGGTTTCGGGGCCTATCCGAGATCTGCGGACAGAATGAAACAGACGCAGCCAATGGTCAGGGCCACCAGATCCAGCTTGAGCCCGTCTTCACCACCTACGAACAGTCAAAACTCGAATTTATGACGAAGTGCTAG
- a CDS encoding PP2C family protein-serine/threonine phosphatase, producing MSLGAILGVAKQNNTEVISTGAAQKDAARPDSIQRILVVDDSRAQRSLMSRSLAKQGYQVTEAGSGLEAIKLFAAQEFDLILSDWMMPGMDGLELCKAIRSQTANGYVYFILLTSKSDKDAVSRGLNVGADDFLAKPFNPDELRARISAGGRILSMERELQETNRLVSSALAELKTLYDSLDRDLVEARKMQQSLVRESFRDWGRAEVSLLLKPCGHVGGDLVGFFDAGKDHIAFYSIDVSGHGIASALLTARLASYLSEGSPTHNIALIERNDGDHRRQPPEIVAAQLNTLLTKDMLSEHYFTMLFGYLDMTTGRVEFTQCGHPNAVVLNRSGRAHFIGEGGMPIGLISDAEFERQTLNLQLGERLIFYSDGFTECENVQKDQIEEQGFGEILEKNSGLTNEMLFDAMVWDLDRFAGGQEFGDDLSCVMLTYKSQT from the coding sequence ATGAGTCTTGGGGCAATCTTGGGTGTAGCAAAACAAAATAATACTGAGGTGATCAGCACAGGCGCCGCGCAGAAGGATGCGGCCAGACCTGATTCGATTCAGCGTATTTTGGTCGTTGATGACAGCCGCGCCCAACGCAGCTTGATGTCGAGATCACTGGCGAAGCAGGGCTATCAGGTTACCGAAGCGGGATCAGGGCTTGAAGCGATCAAGCTGTTTGCCGCGCAAGAGTTCGACTTGATCCTCAGCGACTGGATGATGCCCGGCATGGACGGGCTGGAACTGTGCAAAGCCATCCGCTCACAAACCGCGAATGGCTATGTCTATTTCATTCTGTTGACGTCAAAATCGGATAAAGACGCGGTGTCCCGCGGTTTGAATGTCGGGGCTGACGATTTTCTGGCCAAACCCTTTAACCCGGACGAGTTGCGCGCGCGGATTTCTGCGGGTGGGCGCATTCTGTCGATGGAGCGTGAGCTTCAGGAAACAAACCGGCTGGTGTCATCTGCTCTGGCCGAGCTGAAGACACTATATGATTCGCTGGATCGCGACTTGGTCGAGGCACGGAAGATGCAGCAATCTTTGGTGCGTGAATCGTTCCGCGATTGGGGTCGGGCGGAAGTGTCCTTGCTATTGAAGCCTTGCGGACATGTGGGCGGTGATCTGGTTGGGTTCTTCGATGCCGGAAAAGATCACATCGCTTTCTACTCGATTGATGTGTCTGGGCATGGGATTGCATCGGCCCTGCTGACCGCACGGCTGGCGTCGTACCTGTCCGAGGGATCGCCCACACACAACATCGCACTGATCGAGCGCAATGACGGCGATCACCGACGGCAACCACCGGAAATAGTTGCGGCCCAGCTGAATACGCTTTTGACCAAGGACATGCTGTCCGAGCACTATTTTACTATGCTGTTTGGCTATCTGGATATGACCACCGGCCGGGTGGAGTTTACACAATGCGGGCATCCAAACGCCGTGGTGCTGAACCGATCCGGCCGGGCGCATTTCATTGGGGAAGGCGGTATGCCGATCGGCTTGATCTCGGATGCTGAATTTGAACGTCAAACTCTGAATTTACAGCTCGGAGAACGGCTAATCTTCTATTCGGACGGCTTCACAGAATGTGAGAATGTTCAGAAAGATCAGATTGAAGAACAAGGGTTTGGCGAAATTCTTGAGAAGAACAGCGGGCTGACGAACGAGATGCTGTTCGATGCGATGGTTTGGGATCTGGATCGGTTCGCAGGTGGGCAAGAGTTCGGCGATGATCTGTCCTGCGTAATGCTGACCTACAAGTCCCAGACATAG
- a CDS encoding NUDIX hydrolase, which yields MIRRFGAPKHRNRTYTPRPGAYAILLRGQDILLTHQGGGFDEYQLPGGGIDPGESPIAALHREVMEETGWTIRNPVRLGAYRRFTFMPEYDLWAEKICHIFLAVPVRQISAPIEPDHDAVWSGARTAASLLASAGDRHFVQTYVWDL from the coding sequence ATGATCCGAAGATTTGGCGCGCCAAAGCATAGAAATCGGACCTATACCCCGCGTCCGGGCGCTTATGCGATCCTTTTGCGTGGGCAGGACATACTGCTAACCCATCAGGGTGGAGGCTTCGACGAATACCAGTTGCCCGGCGGTGGCATTGATCCCGGTGAAAGCCCAATTGCGGCCCTGCATCGCGAAGTTATGGAAGAAACCGGCTGGACCATCCGCAATCCCGTACGCTTGGGCGCGTATCGCCGCTTCACCTTCATGCCAGAGTATGACCTGTGGGCCGAAAAGATCTGTCACATCTTTCTGGCAGTCCCGGTTCGGCAGATCAGTGCCCCGATCGAACCGGATCACGATGCGGTTTGGAGCGGCGCGCGCACCGCTGCAAGTCTCCTCGCCAGCGCAGGCGACCGGCATTTTGTCCAAACCTATGTCTGGGACTTGTAG
- the hslO gene encoding Hsp33 family molecular chaperone HslO, whose product MTLGSQIAWDDTILPFQLDNSDIRGRLLRLDGALDAILSQHNYPPAIEALVAEAAMLTAMIGQTIKQSWKLSLQIRGDGPARLIATDYYAPKVAGEPAEIRAYASFDEERLDPTGPSFPQIGKGMFAILIQQNEGKQPYKGITPIAGNSLSDCAQAYFAQSEQLPTRFHLTFGKSVWAGGQEGWRAGGVMLQHMPKASPHVTGEGGSGEGGLLAPADLLTEDDSENWSRANILLDSVEELELVGPSVQPTELLVRLFHEEAPRVYDPQPLSFGCPCSEERVRESLSIYSDRDIGHMTNDEGRVTADCQFCGAHYDLDPGTVGKDAKGADGDSA is encoded by the coding sequence ATGACTCTTGGATCTCAAATCGCATGGGATGACACCATTCTGCCATTCCAACTGGACAACAGCGACATCCGTGGGCGCCTTCTGCGCCTTGACGGAGCGCTGGACGCGATCCTGTCCCAACACAATTACCCGCCCGCGATCGAAGCGCTGGTGGCCGAAGCCGCCATGCTGACCGCAATGATCGGGCAGACGATCAAGCAAAGCTGGAAGCTGTCGCTGCAGATCCGCGGTGATGGCCCCGCGCGCTTGATTGCCACCGACTATTATGCGCCGAAGGTGGCAGGTGAACCCGCTGAAATCCGCGCCTATGCCAGCTTTGACGAAGAGCGTCTGGACCCCACTGGGCCCAGCTTTCCGCAGATTGGTAAGGGCATGTTCGCGATCCTGATCCAGCAAAACGAAGGCAAGCAACCCTATAAGGGTATAACGCCGATCGCTGGCAATTCACTGTCCGATTGTGCACAAGCCTATTTCGCGCAGTCTGAACAGCTGCCGACCCGCTTCCACCTGACCTTTGGAAAATCGGTCTGGGCAGGCGGCCAGGAAGGCTGGCGCGCGGGTGGCGTGATGCTGCAACATATGCCGAAAGCCTCGCCGCATGTGACGGGCGAAGGTGGTTCGGGCGAGGGCGGATTGCTGGCACCTGCCGATTTGCTGACGGAAGACGACAGCGAAAACTGGAGCCGCGCCAACATCCTTCTGGATTCGGTGGAAGAGCTGGAGCTGGTCGGACCATCCGTTCAGCCGACCGAGCTGTTGGTGCGCCTGTTCCACGAAGAAGCGCCGCGCGTCTATGATCCGCAGCCGCTTAGCTTCGGCTGCCCCTGTTCCGAGGAACGCGTGCGCGAAAGCCTGTCGATCTATTCTGATCGTGACATTGGCCACATGACCAATGACGAAGGTCGCGTGACCGCTGATTGTCAGTTCTGCGGCGCGCATTACGATCTGGATCCAGGCACAGTGGGTAAGGATGCAAAGGGCGCGGATGGTGACAGCGCCTGA
- a CDS encoding CoA pyrophosphatase produces the protein MVTAPDQISRLRVALSLTGTGSSDFDLSPGVVLPAGRKLRPAGVLMPFVETRTGLELVLTKRSSALKHHPGQIAFPGGKRDALDTDIRATALREAHEEIGLNPTHVEVLGQLPEHETVTGFTVTPVLGLVTSEFTPIVEPGEVEEAFRVPFDHVTRLANFSRQGRFWQGQMRWYETVPLGPYYIWGATARMLRGLAERLAQ, from the coding sequence ATGGTGACAGCGCCTGATCAAATCTCGCGCCTTCGGGTTGCCCTGTCCCTGACGGGGACGGGAAGCTCGGACTTTGATCTTTCGCCCGGCGTGGTTCTGCCCGCCGGACGAAAACTGCGCCCGGCTGGCGTATTGATGCCTTTTGTCGAAACCCGAACAGGGCTTGAGCTGGTCCTGACCAAACGGTCCTCGGCCTTGAAGCACCACCCGGGTCAGATTGCCTTTCCGGGCGGTAAACGTGATGCATTAGACACTGATATTCGCGCGACAGCCCTGCGCGAGGCGCATGAGGAAATTGGCCTGAACCCGACCCATGTCGAGGTTCTGGGCCAGCTTCCCGAACACGAGACGGTCACTGGCTTTACGGTGACGCCGGTCTTGGGTTTGGTGACCTCCGAGTTCACCCCAATTGTCGAACCTGGCGAAGTTGAAGAGGCTTTCCGCGTCCCGTTTGATCACGTCACCCGCCTTGCGAATTTCAGTCGACAGGGGCGGTTCTGGCAGGGGCAAATGCGATGGTACGAAACCGTACCTCTTGGCCCCTATTACATCTGGGGCGCGACGGCGCGGATGCTGCGCGGATTGGCCGAAAGGCTGGCGCAATGA